One part of the Sphingobacterium sp. LZ7M1 genome encodes these proteins:
- a CDS encoding polysaccharide pyruvyl transferase family protein: MKIGIKGAYGETNFGDDLLMRVFEDYFIKEFPEDELNFEGEFQPYVSELLKKGTYLNPNFDADLLVYGGGTQFFSFSEQKPITLKSRFISLLKNPKRLIEKLNEKPIKHNIPKAFLGFGIGPFFSEDSSQQLAKQKVSEAKFVGVRDNVSLSYCKKWDVKATLGADVVFSSYFKVPEYSKTNRQKKKIGIIVRDWKWESSGANYINKLKEIYYENSTDLDLEFIVFAPLKDKYWMDELKDEKIQIWNPEKHSIDEFLAILNNYDGFISARYHGAIIGVLLNKPVICIEIEPKLRILTEQVKELLLWGKPFNKENLYDQLNKLDYSIDYSASISVLRSLADDMLIQFKHLINGK, translated from the coding sequence ATGAAAATTGGAATAAAAGGAGCATATGGGGAAACAAACTTTGGTGATGATTTGTTAATGCGGGTTTTTGAGGATTATTTCATTAAAGAATTTCCAGAGGACGAATTGAACTTTGAAGGTGAGTTTCAACCATATGTTTCAGAATTGTTAAAAAAGGGAACTTATTTGAACCCGAATTTTGATGCTGATTTATTGGTTTATGGAGGGGGAACACAATTTTTTTCCTTTTCAGAACAAAAACCGATTACCTTAAAAAGTAGGTTTATCTCTCTCTTAAAAAATCCCAAAAGGTTAATTGAAAAGCTTAATGAAAAACCCATAAAGCATAATATTCCAAAAGCATTCCTAGGATTTGGAATTGGTCCTTTTTTCTCAGAAGATAGTTCTCAGCAACTCGCCAAGCAAAAGGTATCTGAAGCGAAATTCGTGGGAGTAAGAGATAATGTTTCTCTCTCTTATTGCAAGAAATGGGATGTTAAAGCGACTTTAGGTGCAGATGTTGTTTTTTCTTCCTACTTCAAAGTTCCTGAATATTCAAAAACGAATAGGCAGAAGAAAAAGATCGGGATAATAGTCAGGGATTGGAAATGGGAGTCTTCTGGTGCTAATTATATTAATAAGTTAAAAGAAATATATTATGAGAATTCCACAGATTTAGATCTTGAGTTCATTGTGTTTGCACCCTTAAAAGATAAGTATTGGATGGATGAGCTGAAAGATGAGAAAATCCAAATATGGAATCCTGAAAAACATAGCATTGATGAGTTTTTGGCTATACTTAATAATTATGACGGATTTATCAGTGCTCGATATCATGGAGCAATTATTGGAGTCTTATTAAACAAACCAGTAATATGTATCGAAATAGAACCTAAATTAAGAATTCTGACTGAACAAGTTAAAGAGCTGTTATTATGGGGAAAACCATTTAATAAAGAAAACTTATATGATCAATTGAATAAACTTGATTATTCAATTGATTATTCAGCTTCTATCAGCGTTCTTCGTTCACTTGCAGACGATATGTTAATTCAATTTAAGCATTTAATCAATGGAAAATAA
- a CDS encoding acyltransferase, whose amino-acid sequence MFSLIYNKIQKVVLNRNLKHLKSFGINNDISIGCRFLFPENIQLGSNIYIGPNAEVNGLGGIIIKDGVIIGPNLIIHSANHNYKDSKYLPYDELFEFRKVIINENVWIGGNVIVVPGAEIGEGCIVGAGTVVSGKIPPLSIIVGNPCKIIKQRDSEHYFKLKNNNQIYMKYKKENLIIK is encoded by the coding sequence ATGTTTAGTTTAATATATAATAAAATCCAAAAAGTTGTTTTAAACAGGAATCTAAAACATTTAAAATCTTTTGGTATCAATAATGACATTTCAATTGGATGTAGATTTTTATTTCCTGAAAATATTCAATTAGGAAGTAATATTTATATTGGCCCAAATGCAGAAGTTAATGGATTGGGTGGAATAATAATCAAAGATGGAGTTATTATTGGACCCAACTTAATAATACATTCTGCCAATCATAATTATAAAGATTCCAAGTATTTACCTTATGATGAATTATTTGAGTTTAGGAAAGTAATAATAAATGAAAATGTCTGGATTGGAGGAAATGTAATTGTTGTTCCTGGTGCTGAAATAGGAGAAGGGTGTATAGTTGGAGCTGGAACAGTGGTTTCTGGTAAAATACCGCCTTTATCAATAATTGTTGGGAATCCGTGTAAGATAATTAAACAAAGAGATTCTGAACACTATTTTAAACTTAAAAATAATAATCAGATTTATATGAAGTATAAGAAGGAAAATCTGATCATAAAATAA
- a CDS encoding FAD-dependent oxidoreductase: MKPRKQFLHFLFLVIFFTATSCKKEFKVEEIPPVTGFWELNGKSSIDLSKQFDIVIYGGTPAGIMGAIEGVRSGKNVLLINHTEGALGGMLTNGLGNTDVLHPEILGGLSREFFKRIKDYYSNQSNWFVKNSPKYGWDPSLVDIMVRFEPRAAQTVFKDLIMTHSLPILHKERIKLKNGVGKRNGIIEWIEMESGKRVKGKVFIDASYEGDLMAGAKVSYIVGREANSVYGESFNGIYVADNTNRNQIPDGVKINVSNFSSIPFGTRGGGDSKVQAYCYRMCLTDVADNMVKIEKPHDYDESNYELLFKYLEKHNGTDFFDLSLIPNRKTDSNNSGPVSTDFVGANYQYPEGDYVLREEIRRKHKSYQLGLMWTLQNHPAVPGKIKNHCIRWGLAKDEFSENNNWPLQLYIREARRMVGSYIMTEHNCNNSVDAPYSIGLADYPMDSHIVQRFTNEFGHIKNEGQIMARVPNPYKIDFRSLIPKENECKNLIVPVCLSASHIAYGSIRMEPIYMTLGQVSTIIAINSILEKKPVQKIDYIKLKESMLKRGMVY, encoded by the coding sequence ATGAAACCAAGAAAACAATTTTTACATTTTCTATTTCTAGTGATATTTTTTACAGCCACTAGTTGTAAAAAGGAGTTTAAAGTTGAGGAAATCCCGCCGGTTACAGGGTTTTGGGAATTAAATGGTAAAAGTAGTATTGATTTAAGTAAACAGTTTGATATTGTAATTTATGGAGGGACCCCTGCTGGAATAATGGGTGCTATTGAAGGAGTTAGAAGTGGAAAAAATGTGCTCCTTATTAATCACACAGAAGGGGCATTGGGGGGAATGTTAACTAATGGCCTTGGAAATACTGATGTTTTGCACCCAGAAATTTTAGGGGGATTGTCAAGAGAATTTTTCAAAAGAATAAAGGATTATTACTCAAATCAAAGTAATTGGTTTGTTAAAAATTCACCAAAATATGGATGGGATCCAAGTCTAGTTGATATAATGGTGAGATTTGAACCTCGAGCAGCCCAAACGGTTTTTAAAGATTTAATTATGACACATTCTCTCCCTATTCTACATAAAGAACGAATAAAGTTAAAAAATGGGGTTGGGAAAAGAAATGGAATTATCGAATGGATTGAAATGGAATCTGGTAAACGTGTGAAAGGCAAAGTTTTTATTGATGCATCATATGAAGGTGATCTAATGGCTGGTGCTAAAGTTTCATATATTGTAGGTCGGGAAGCTAATTCAGTTTATGGAGAAAGTTTTAATGGCATATATGTGGCGGATAATACCAATCGAAATCAAATTCCGGATGGCGTAAAAATTAACGTTTCCAATTTTTCTTCAATACCATTTGGTACTAGAGGAGGGGGAGACTCAAAGGTTCAAGCTTATTGTTATAGGATGTGTTTAACAGATGTAGCCGATAATATGGTGAAAATCGAAAAACCACACGATTATGATGAATCTAATTATGAGTTACTTTTTAAGTATTTAGAAAAACACAATGGTACAGATTTCTTTGATTTAAGCTTGATACCGAATAGAAAAACAGATTCAAATAATTCTGGCCCTGTGTCAACTGATTTTGTTGGCGCGAATTATCAATATCCTGAAGGTGATTATGTTTTAAGGGAAGAAATAAGACGAAAGCATAAAAGTTATCAATTAGGATTAATGTGGACTCTGCAAAATCACCCCGCTGTCCCTGGGAAAATTAAAAATCATTGTATAAGATGGGGATTGGCAAAGGATGAATTTAGTGAGAACAATAATTGGCCATTGCAATTATATATTAGGGAAGCGAGAAGGATGGTTGGTAGTTATATTATGACGGAACATAATTGTAATAATTCAGTAGATGCACCATATTCGATAGGCTTAGCTGATTATCCAATGGATTCTCACATAGTACAACGATTTACTAATGAATTTGGCCATATAAAAAATGAAGGTCAGATAATGGCTAGAGTCCCAAATCCATACAAAATAGATTTTCGATCTTTAATCCCTAAAGAAAATGAATGTAAAAATTTGATTGTTCCGGTTTGTCTTTCAGCTTCTCATATTGCATATGGTTCAATTCGAATGGAACCAATCTATATGACATTGGGACAGGTTTCTACTATTATTGCTATTAATTCAATATTAGAGAAAAAGCCAGTTCAAAAAATTGATTATATAAAACTTAAAGAATCAATGTTAAAAAGAGGCATGGTGTATTAA
- the wecB gene encoding non-hydrolyzing UDP-N-acetylglucosamine 2-epimerase — MKRNLIVFGTRPEAIKMAPLVKAFQSQTDFDTRVCVTAQHREMLDQVLEFFDIKPDYDLNLMKPNQNLYTLTADIITELKPVLEDFKPDYVYVHGDTTTTMASSIAAFYSGAQVCHVEAGLRTHNKRSPFPEEINRQVAGRICDFHFAPTEASKENLLRENIQEKDILVTGNTVIDALFDSSERVKDLDNAEIEQLKGIVDTSKKLILVTGHRRENHGQGFINICEALKEIALTNPDVQIIYPVHLNPNVKKPVYEILSGVDNIQLIDPLAYPAFVWLMNQSYLIITDSGGVQEEAPSLGKPVLVMRDTTERPEAVDAGTVILVGTDKNKIVSEAQSLIEDTTRYKEMSGLHNPYGDGKACERIVKFILNQ, encoded by the coding sequence ATGAAAAGGAATCTAATTGTGTTTGGAACACGTCCTGAAGCTATCAAAATGGCTCCCTTGGTAAAAGCATTTCAAAGTCAAACAGATTTTGATACTAGGGTATGTGTGACTGCACAACATCGTGAAATGTTAGATCAAGTACTTGAGTTCTTCGACATCAAACCTGACTATGATTTGAATCTAATGAAACCAAATCAGAATCTATATACGTTGACTGCAGATATTATTACAGAATTAAAACCTGTTTTGGAGGATTTCAAACCTGATTATGTTTATGTTCATGGTGATACCACAACCACTATGGCAAGTAGTATAGCAGCTTTTTATTCAGGAGCTCAAGTCTGTCATGTTGAGGCTGGACTAAGAACCCACAATAAAAGATCACCTTTTCCAGAAGAGATCAATAGACAGGTGGCTGGTCGTATATGTGATTTTCACTTTGCGCCAACTGAGGCTTCTAAGGAAAACCTTCTGCGAGAAAACATTCAAGAAAAAGACATTTTAGTTACCGGTAATACAGTAATAGATGCTCTTTTTGATAGTTCAGAAAGGGTGAAAGACCTAGATAACGCTGAAATTGAACAATTGAAAGGTATCGTTGATACCAGCAAAAAGTTAATTTTAGTGACTGGACATAGAAGGGAAAATCATGGACAGGGATTTATTAATATCTGTGAGGCTTTAAAGGAAATTGCATTAACAAATCCTGATGTTCAAATAATCTATCCAGTTCATTTAAATCCGAATGTTAAGAAGCCAGTTTATGAGATCCTATCTGGAGTTGATAATATTCAATTAATTGATCCTTTGGCATACCCAGCCTTTGTCTGGTTAATGAATCAATCTTATTTGATTATTACTGATTCTGGAGGTGTTCAAGAAGAGGCACCTAGTTTAGGTAAACCAGTTTTGGTAATGAGAGATACAACTGAACGACCGGAAGCCGTGGATGCAGGAACCGTTATCTTGGTAGGTACCGATAAAAATAAAATCGTTTCTGAAGCGCAGAGTTTGATCGAAGATACAACTAGGTATAAGGAAATGTCAGGACTTCACAATCCATATGGAGATGGAAAGGCCTGTGAAAGAATTGTTAAATTTATTTTAAATCAATAG
- a CDS encoding nucleotide sugar dehydrogenase, with translation MKKEANLENALDRVKIAIIGLGYVGLPLAIEFAKKYKVVGFDIDKGRIEELKKGKDRTQEVNESDLLGILNQDSNDFGIGLDFSSLVENINECNTFIVTVPTPIDSFKLPDLSFLRKASEMVGSVLKSGDIVIYESTVYPGCTEEECVPILEKISGLKFNQDFFVGYSPERINPGDKIRTLPQIQKVTSGSTPEIANRVDDLYRSIILAGTHKAPSIKIAEASKAIENAQRDVNISFVNELALIFDRLGIDTNDVIEAAGTKWNFLKYKPGLVGGHCIGVDPYYLTYKAQSVGYHPQVILSGRRVNDNMGSFIANKVVKMMIQKDIPVKNSKALILGITFKENCPDIRNTRVVDIYEELVSYGVKVDVCDPWADKEEVKRVYGIECLEEVSYSRYSAIILAVAHNEFLNLNFGNIIDDKGIIFDSKSCLKRDIVDSRL, from the coding sequence ATGAAAAAAGAGGCAAATCTTGAAAACGCTCTTGATCGAGTAAAAATTGCAATAATAGGTCTTGGTTATGTAGGACTTCCTCTTGCTATTGAATTTGCCAAAAAGTATAAAGTTGTTGGGTTTGATATTGATAAGGGAAGAATAGAAGAGCTAAAAAAGGGGAAAGATAGGACCCAGGAGGTTAATGAGAGTGATTTATTAGGAATTTTAAACCAAGATTCTAATGATTTTGGGATAGGATTAGATTTTTCTTCATTAGTTGAAAATATTAATGAATGTAATACTTTTATAGTAACAGTACCTACCCCGATTGATTCTTTTAAGCTCCCTGACCTAAGTTTTCTAAGGAAAGCTTCTGAAATGGTAGGGTCAGTTTTGAAATCAGGTGATATTGTTATTTATGAATCCACCGTATATCCGGGCTGTACCGAAGAAGAATGTGTTCCAATATTAGAGAAAATCTCAGGATTGAAATTTAATCAGGATTTCTTTGTGGGTTATTCACCAGAGCGCATTAACCCGGGGGATAAAATCAGGACTTTACCTCAGATACAAAAAGTTACTTCAGGCTCTACCCCTGAAATAGCCAATCGTGTGGATGATCTGTATCGTTCCATCATCTTGGCTGGTACTCATAAAGCTCCATCGATCAAAATCGCTGAAGCCTCTAAAGCCATCGAAAATGCTCAACGTGATGTAAATATTTCATTTGTAAATGAATTGGCGCTGATATTCGATAGGCTTGGTATCGATACCAATGATGTGATAGAAGCTGCTGGAACGAAATGGAATTTCTTGAAATATAAACCAGGATTGGTAGGAGGACATTGTATTGGGGTCGATCCCTATTACTTGACCTACAAGGCTCAATCAGTTGGGTACCATCCGCAGGTTATTTTGTCAGGAAGAAGAGTTAATGATAATATGGGGTCCTTTATTGCAAATAAAGTAGTGAAGATGATGATCCAAAAGGATATTCCTGTAAAGAACTCCAAGGCTTTGATTTTAGGAATTACATTCAAGGAGAATTGCCCTGATATTAGGAATACGAGGGTTGTGGACATTTATGAGGAGTTGGTTTCGTATGGGGTGAAGGTAGATGTTTGTGATCCTTGGGCGGATAAAGAAGAGGTGAAGAGGGTTTATGGGATTGAGTGTTTGGAAGAAGTTAGTTATAGTAGGTACTCTGCTATAATTTTGGCAGTTGCGCATAATGAATTTCTAAATTTGAATTTTGGGAATATAATAGATGATAAAGGAATAATATTTGACAGTAAATCTTGTTTAAAACGAGATATAGTTGATAGTAGATTGTAA
- a CDS encoding adenylyltransferase/cytidyltransferase family protein: MKEKIKEVKEVKHQDYNPGPRVGITFSTFDLLHAGHIMMLAEAKRQCDYLICGLQMDPTLDRPEKNAPTQTVVERYIQLRGCVSVDEIVPYSTEQDLEDILRSFKLDVRIVGDEYKDRDFTGRKYCEEKGIELYFNSRDHRFSSSGLRKIVAEKENQKNGKSK, encoded by the coding sequence ATGAAAGAGAAGATTAAAGAGGTAAAAGAAGTTAAACATCAGGATTATAATCCTGGTCCTCGCGTAGGTATAACATTTTCAACATTTGATCTATTGCATGCCGGACATATCATGATGTTGGCAGAAGCAAAACGTCAATGTGATTATCTGATCTGTGGTTTGCAAATGGATCCAACATTGGACCGCCCTGAAAAGAATGCGCCTACTCAAACTGTTGTTGAGCGCTATATTCAATTAAGAGGTTGTGTTTCAGTGGATGAGATTGTTCCTTACTCAACCGAGCAGGATTTAGAGGATATATTGAGGTCCTTTAAACTGGATGTGAGGATTGTTGGGGATGAATATAAGGATAGAGACTTTACGGGAAGGAAATATTGTGAGGAGAAAGGGATTGAGCTTTATTTTAACAGTAGAGATCATAGATTTTCGAGTAGTGGCTTGAGGAAGATTGTTGCGGAGAAAGAAAATCAGAAGAACGGAAAAAGTAAATAA
- a CDS encoding nucleotide sugar dehydrogenase, with amino-acid sequence MEIKKIACIGAGYVGGPTMSVIAQKNPNVQVTVVDLNAARIEAWNSDNLEDLPVYEPGLDAVVAEARGRNLFFSTEIEKAISEADMIFISVNTPTKTYGKGKGQAADLKFIELCARQIADVATTSKIIVEKSTIPVRTAATIKSILDHTGKGVQFHVLSNPEFLAEGTAIPDLHNPDRILIGGEDPEAINALKSIYEAWVPSERIISTNLWSSELSKLVANAFLAQRVSSINSISELCEVTGANVDEVAHAIGQDSRIGSKFLKASVGFGGSCFQKDLLNLVYIARSYNLNEVADYWEQVILINDHQKTRFAEKIIRSMYNTVNGKKIAFLGWAFKKNTNDTRESAAIYVADHLLDEQAQIVVYDPKVQENQIYKDLDYLATRSNDENKELLSVVEDPYEAAKDAHGLAILTEWDEFKDLDWKRIKDSMKKPAFVFDGRKLLNRKQIESLGFVYYAIGE; translated from the coding sequence ATGGAAATCAAAAAGATTGCATGTATAGGAGCAGGATATGTTGGGGGTCCAACCATGTCGGTTATTGCTCAGAAAAATCCAAATGTACAAGTTACAGTCGTTGACTTAAATGCAGCGCGTATTGAGGCTTGGAATTCAGATAATTTAGAGGATCTTCCAGTTTATGAGCCTGGGTTGGATGCGGTAGTGGCTGAAGCCAGAGGCCGTAATCTGTTTTTCTCGACTGAAATTGAAAAAGCCATCTCTGAGGCTGATATGATCTTTATTTCCGTGAATACCCCTACAAAAACGTACGGGAAAGGAAAGGGACAAGCTGCCGATTTGAAATTTATAGAGCTATGTGCCAGACAGATAGCGGATGTGGCAACAACATCTAAAATCATTGTTGAAAAATCAACTATTCCTGTTAGAACTGCTGCTACCATCAAAAGTATATTGGACCATACTGGTAAAGGTGTTCAGTTCCATGTTTTGTCGAACCCTGAGTTTTTAGCTGAAGGAACGGCTATTCCAGATTTGCATAATCCGGATAGGATTTTGATCGGCGGAGAAGATCCGGAAGCTATCAATGCCTTGAAGTCTATATATGAAGCTTGGGTGCCTTCTGAAAGGATAATCAGTACCAATCTTTGGTCTTCTGAACTTTCCAAATTGGTAGCCAATGCCTTTTTAGCGCAACGAGTTTCATCGATCAATTCGATTTCGGAACTATGTGAGGTGACAGGAGCGAATGTGGACGAGGTTGCACATGCCATAGGACAAGATTCCAGGATTGGTTCAAAGTTTTTGAAGGCATCTGTAGGTTTTGGGGGATCTTGTTTCCAGAAAGACCTGTTAAACTTAGTTTATATCGCTCGTTCCTATAATTTGAACGAAGTCGCTGATTACTGGGAACAAGTGATCTTGATAAACGACCATCAAAAGACAAGATTTGCAGAAAAGATCATCCGATCGATGTATAATACGGTTAATGGCAAGAAAATTGCTTTCCTCGGATGGGCTTTCAAGAAAAACACTAATGATACAAGAGAATCAGCCGCCATATATGTTGCAGACCATCTATTGGATGAACAAGCCCAAATCGTAGTCTATGATCCTAAAGTGCAAGAAAATCAAATCTATAAGGATTTGGATTACTTGGCTACAAGGTCAAATGATGAAAACAAGGAGCTGTTGTCCGTTGTGGAAGATCCATATGAAGCTGCTAAAGATGCCCATGGTCTTGCTATTCTTACGGAATGGGACGAATTCAAGGATTTGGACTGGAAAAGAATCAAGGATTCAATGAAAAAACCTGCCTTTGTATTTGATGGCAGGAAGCTTTTGAACAGAAAGCAGATTGAAAGCCTGGGATTTGTGTACTATGCTATAGGTGAATAA
- a CDS encoding winged helix-turn-helix domain-containing protein, translated as MLDSLITSKTRLKLLIKFFVSSTNKGYLRGIAEEFNESTNSIRKELNQLSDAGYLIKSQENNKIYYRANVEHPLFQSLQNLVRTFLGIDQAIDHVLERTGDVEQVALLGDYANGVDSGVIEILITGKDIDSAYLLQVSGKTEKLLGKKIKIYLEKPKEVNQQIILYQKEN; from the coding sequence ATGTTAGATTCGTTAATCACGTCAAAGACCCGATTAAAACTCCTGATCAAGTTTTTCGTAAGCTCGACCAATAAGGGATATTTGAGGGGCATTGCTGAAGAATTTAATGAATCAACCAACTCAATCCGAAAGGAGCTCAATCAGCTTTCTGATGCCGGATACCTGATCAAATCCCAGGAGAACAATAAAATCTATTATCGTGCGAATGTAGAGCATCCTCTTTTCCAGAGTTTGCAGAACTTGGTGCGTACGTTTCTGGGGATTGACCAAGCGATCGACCATGTCCTGGAAAGGACAGGTGATGTGGAGCAGGTAGCTTTGTTGGGGGACTATGCAAATGGAGTTGATTCGGGTGTTATTGAAATATTGATAACTGGAAAGGATATTGATTCGGCATATTTATTGCAGGTTAGCGGCAAAACCGAGAAGCTGTTGGGCAAAAAGATCAAAATATATCTTGAAAAGCCAAAAGAAGTGAATCAGCAGATAATTTTATATCAGAAAGAAAATTGA